In Modestobacter versicolor, a single genomic region encodes these proteins:
- a CDS encoding DUF3040 domain-containing protein — protein sequence MACSTAHLEVDVPLSEHEQRLLEQIERALVDDDPKFASTVRTGDRRQKARRKVQVGIGLVVVGLAVVLGGAVLPQVLVGVAGFLVAFGGAALVVLNYKNATGAVEAGAAPGPAGRPGPGRGGKGSSKARRQPLKNRLEERFRRRYDQ from the coding sequence GTGGCTTGTAGCACTGCGCACCTGGAGGTCGACGTGCCGCTCTCCGAGCACGAGCAGCGTCTGCTGGAGCAGATCGAGCGTGCCCTCGTCGACGACGACCCGAAGTTCGCTTCGACCGTACGTACCGGCGACCGCCGCCAGAAGGCCCGCCGGAAGGTCCAGGTGGGCATCGGGCTGGTCGTCGTCGGTCTGGCGGTGGTCCTCGGCGGGGCCGTGCTGCCCCAGGTCCTGGTCGGCGTCGCCGGCTTCCTGGTGGCGTTCGGCGGGGCCGCGCTCGTCGTCCTGAACTACAAGAACGCGACCGGCGCGGTCGAGGCCGGTGCCGCCCCCGGCCCGGCCGGGCGTCCCGGTCCCGGTCGCGGTGGCAAGGGCAGCTCCAAGGCCCGTCGCCAGCCGCTGAAGAACCGGCTGGAGGAGCGCTTCCGCCGCCGCTACGACCAGTAG
- the dinB gene encoding DNA polymerase IV gives MLHVDMDAFFASVEVRRHPELAGTPVIVGGVGNRGVVTSATYEARRYGVHSAMPTSRALRLCPTATVLPGDLELYAEVSRSVMALFRTITPLVEPLSLDEAFLDVSGSGRRLGDPVAIAEYIRARVFDEQGITCSVGVAGSKFVAKLASTRSKPDGLMVVRPAEVMDFLHPLPVGALWGVGPKTEEVLLRLGLRTVGDLAHVPARTLQRAVGHAAGSHLHELAWGRDPRRVVPDEPDRSTGAEETFGTDVDDPAVIHRELLHLAERTAGRLRSTGHLTRTVSIKVRFADFTTITRSRTLKVPTDVGQELYETARALYDALGLDRARIRLVGVRAEGLVEAGSTARQLELGAREHGRRDAELAADRAARRFGAGAVRPATLITRTHRPGAGPGGRRPSPGSGR, from the coding sequence GTGCTGCACGTCGACATGGACGCGTTCTTCGCCAGCGTCGAGGTCCGCCGGCACCCGGAGCTGGCCGGCACCCCGGTCATCGTCGGCGGGGTGGGCAACCGCGGCGTCGTCACCTCGGCCACCTACGAGGCCCGCCGGTACGGGGTGCACAGCGCCATGCCCACCTCCCGGGCGCTGCGGCTGTGCCCCACGGCCACCGTGCTGCCGGGCGACCTCGAGCTCTACGCCGAGGTCTCCCGCTCGGTCATGGCGCTGTTCCGCACGATCACGCCCCTGGTCGAGCCGCTGAGCCTGGACGAGGCGTTCCTCGACGTCTCCGGCTCCGGGCGCCGGCTGGGCGACCCGGTGGCCATCGCGGAGTACATCCGGGCCCGGGTCTTCGACGAGCAGGGCATCACCTGCTCGGTCGGGGTGGCCGGCAGCAAGTTCGTCGCCAAGCTGGCCTCCACCCGGTCCAAGCCCGACGGGTTGATGGTGGTGCGCCCGGCCGAGGTCATGGACTTCCTGCACCCGCTGCCGGTGGGCGCCCTGTGGGGCGTCGGCCCCAAGACCGAGGAGGTGCTGCTGCGGCTGGGCCTGCGCACCGTGGGCGACCTCGCCCACGTGCCCGCGCGCACCCTGCAGCGCGCGGTCGGGCACGCGGCGGGCAGCCACCTGCACGAGCTCGCCTGGGGCCGCGACCCGCGGCGGGTGGTGCCCGACGAGCCCGACCGGTCGACCGGGGCGGAGGAGACCTTCGGCACCGACGTCGACGACCCCGCGGTCATCCACCGCGAGCTGCTGCACCTGGCCGAGCGCACGGCGGGGCGGCTGCGCTCGACCGGTCACCTGACCCGCACGGTGAGCATCAAGGTGCGCTTCGCCGACTTCACCACGATCACCCGCTCGCGCACCCTCAAGGTGCCCACCGACGTCGGGCAGGAGCTCTACGAGACCGCCCGGGCGCTCTACGACGCGCTGGGGCTCGACCGCGCCCGGATCCGGCTGGTCGGGGTCCGGGCCGAGGGCCTGGTGGAGGCCGGGAGCACCGCCCGGCAGCTCGAACTGGGCGCCCGCGAGCACGGCCGGCGGGACGCCGAGCTGGCCGCGGACCGCGCCGCGCGCCGGTTCGGGGCCGGCGCGGTCCGCCCGGCGACGCTGATCACCCGCACCCACCGTCCGGGAGCCGGTCCGGGTGGTCGCCGGCCCTCGCCGGGTTCGGGTCGCTGA
- a CDS encoding JmjC domain-containing protein, with amino-acid sequence MSDRERQDRAPSSPREGGARPALRRCISVDPQVFAAEHWSRRPLLSTAEELGGTFTDLLDLDAVDELLSTRGLRTPFLRIAKDGAVVDAKRFTSSQGAGAEIADQVSSDSVLRLFAEGSTVVLQGLHRLWPPLVDFAGQLAEDLGHPTQVNAYVTPPSSRGFSPHYDVHDVFVLQVAGEKHWTIHAPVLADPLRTHPWTDRFAEVAAAAERAPVIDTVLRPGDALYLPRGYIHSAVALGEISAHLTVGVHSVTRWGAVESALDLVRTLAAEDPALRGSLPLGVDLADPGSTTEDVAAVLSGLQRWLGQVDPAAVADALRARTWAQVRPAPVSPLAQSGAAAALTAGTVLRVRPLLRLQLREPDGDRVALVAGRRTHDLPADTRPALAALLAAGELKVGDLPGLDAADQLTLARRLVTESIAVVPDARAGSTGHDGGRGDTGGA; translated from the coding sequence GTGTCCGACCGTGAACGGCAGGACCGGGCGCCGTCCTCCCCCCGGGAGGGCGGCGCCCGCCCGGCGCTGCGCCGCTGCATCAGCGTCGACCCGCAGGTCTTCGCCGCCGAGCACTGGTCGCGCCGGCCGCTGCTCTCCACCGCCGAGGAGCTCGGCGGCACCTTCACCGACCTCCTCGACCTCGACGCCGTCGACGAGCTGCTGAGCACCCGCGGCCTGCGCACGCCCTTCCTGCGGATCGCCAAGGACGGCGCCGTCGTCGACGCCAAGCGCTTCACCAGCTCGCAGGGCGCCGGCGCCGAGATCGCCGACCAGGTGTCCTCCGACTCGGTGCTCCGGCTGTTCGCCGAGGGCAGCACCGTCGTCCTGCAGGGCCTGCACCGGCTGTGGCCGCCGCTGGTCGACTTCGCCGGCCAGCTCGCCGAGGACCTCGGGCACCCCACCCAGGTCAACGCCTACGTCACGCCGCCGTCCTCACGCGGGTTCTCCCCGCACTACGACGTGCACGACGTCTTCGTCCTCCAGGTCGCCGGCGAGAAGCACTGGACCATCCACGCGCCCGTGCTCGCCGACCCGCTGCGCACCCACCCGTGGACCGACCGCTTCGCGGAGGTGGCCGCCGCAGCCGAGCGCGCGCCGGTGATCGACACCGTGCTGCGCCCCGGCGACGCCCTCTACCTGCCCCGCGGCTACATCCACTCGGCGGTGGCGCTCGGCGAGATCAGCGCCCACCTGACCGTCGGCGTGCACTCGGTGACCCGCTGGGGCGCGGTCGAGTCGGCGCTGGACCTGGTGCGCACCCTCGCCGCCGAGGACCCCGCGCTGCGCGGCTCGCTGCCGCTGGGCGTCGACCTCGCCGACCCCGGCAGCACCACCGAGGACGTCGCCGCGGTGCTCTCCGGGCTGCAGCGGTGGCTGGGGCAGGTCGACCCGGCCGCCGTCGCCGACGCGCTGCGGGCCCGCACCTGGGCCCAGGTGCGCCCGGCCCCGGTGTCGCCGCTGGCCCAGTCCGGCGCCGCCGCCGCGCTGACCGCCGGCACCGTGCTGCGGGTGCGCCCGCTGCTGCGGCTGCAGCTGCGCGAGCCGGACGGCGACCGGGTCGCGCTGGTCGCCGGGCGGCGCACCCACGACCTGCCGGCCGACACCCGGCCGGCGCTGGCCGCGCTGCTGGCCGCCGGCGAGCTGAAGGTCGGCGACCTGCCCGGCCTGGACGCCGCCGACCAGCTCACCCTGGCCCGGCGGCTGGTGACCGAGTCGATCGCGGTGGTGCCCGACGCCCGGGCCGGGTCGACCGGGCACGATGGGGGTCGTGGCGACACCGGTGGGGCCTGA
- a CDS encoding sucrase ferredoxin, whose translation MSADPEFCRAPEAPVLRSTPAGRLDDARCSVQALLRGDSPVATAPPARRWLLVEQPGPWGRDALLESRFDRRVASRLAARARELGVRVQLVRRAGERLSASGRRWAVADTTPGVETIWWSTRDTDADLLEVPWDGSVGTPSTTPTYLVCTHGAHDVCCAVRGRPLARALPAGGAPVDVWETSHLGGDRFAANVVVLPWGFVYGQVPEDGSALVAAHAAGQVALPWLRGRAGLVPAAQAAQHHARGELGLLGVHDLPPRRVRALPAPAPGIDRFDVTLAGPAGDVLVTLESRLSTSAHRLTCAAPNPGHWRTWHPLALQVAAPA comes from the coding sequence GTGAGCGCCGATCCGGAGTTCTGCCGGGCGCCGGAGGCACCGGTGCTGCGCTCCACCCCCGCGGGCCGGCTCGACGACGCCCGCTGCTCGGTCCAGGCGCTGCTGCGCGGCGACTCCCCGGTGGCGACCGCGCCGCCGGCCCGCCGCTGGCTGCTGGTCGAGCAGCCGGGCCCGTGGGGGCGCGACGCGCTGCTGGAGTCCCGCTTCGACCGCCGGGTGGCCTCGCGGCTGGCCGCCCGCGCCCGCGAGCTGGGCGTCCGGGTCCAGCTGGTGCGCCGGGCCGGCGAGCGGCTGTCGGCCTCCGGGCGGCGGTGGGCGGTCGCCGACACCACCCCCGGCGTGGAGACCATCTGGTGGTCCACCCGGGACACCGACGCCGACCTGCTCGAGGTGCCGTGGGACGGGTCGGTGGGCACGCCGTCCACCACGCCCACCTACCTGGTGTGCACGCACGGCGCGCACGACGTCTGCTGCGCGGTGCGCGGCCGGCCGCTGGCCCGGGCGCTGCCGGCCGGCGGCGCGCCGGTCGACGTGTGGGAGACCAGCCACCTGGGCGGCGACCGGTTCGCCGCGAACGTCGTCGTCCTGCCCTGGGGGTTCGTCTACGGGCAGGTGCCCGAGGACGGCAGCGCCCTGGTCGCCGCGCACGCCGCCGGCCAGGTGGCGCTGCCGTGGCTGCGCGGCCGCGCCGGGCTGGTGCCCGCGGCCCAGGCGGCCCAGCACCACGCCCGCGGCGAGCTCGGCCTGCTTGGGGTGCACGACCTGCCGCCCCGGCGGGTCCGCGCGCTGCCGGCCCCGGCCCCGGGCATCGACCGGTTCGACGTCACCCTCGCCGGGCCGGCCGGCGACGTGCTGGTGACCCTGGAGAGCCGGTTGTCGACGTCGGCGCACCGGCTGACCTGCGCTGCACCCAACCCGGGGCACTGGCGCACCTGGCACCCGCTGGCGCTGCAGGTCGCCGCGCCGGCCTGA
- a CDS encoding alkaline phosphatase family protein, whose protein sequence is MSVPDDLAVPQYGDNTLADVLPSVATALGVPVRRGDLPVDPLDLTPALGGARRVAVLLVDGLGAELLAAHPDEAPVLSALGTPAGVLSAPCPSTTPVSLATLGTGLPPGSHGVLGFVTEVPGTGRTLNHVQWRDDPDPRQWQAQPTVFEQATAHGVTCTAVGPHAFARSGLTAAAYRGADYADAYSPGDLVAVVHAALATGDRSLVYGYTADLDLTGHVRGVDSASWRHQLGVVDRMVEQLAAGLPEDAVLLVTADHGMVDVPDHTRLDVGEEPGLTDGVRLLTGEPRARYVHTEPGAADDVLATWRSVLGHRAWVLSRAEAIERGLFGDVVESVADRVGDVVALARGSWAFTDVATEPHSSLLAAFHGSLTPAELAIPLLAARGRALR, encoded by the coding sequence ATGAGCGTCCCCGACGACCTCGCGGTCCCGCAGTACGGCGACAACACCCTCGCCGACGTGCTGCCCAGCGTCGCCACCGCGCTCGGGGTGCCGGTCCGGCGCGGTGACCTGCCGGTCGACCCGCTGGACCTCACCCCGGCCCTCGGCGGCGCCCGCCGGGTCGCCGTGCTGCTCGTCGACGGGCTGGGGGCGGAGCTGCTGGCCGCGCACCCCGACGAGGCCCCGGTGCTCAGCGCGCTCGGCACCCCGGCCGGCGTGCTGTCCGCCCCCTGCCCGAGCACCACCCCGGTCAGCCTCGCCACGCTGGGCACCGGGCTGCCGCCGGGCAGCCACGGCGTGCTCGGCTTCGTCACCGAGGTGCCCGGTACCGGCCGCACGCTCAACCACGTCCAGTGGCGCGACGACCCCGACCCGCGGCAGTGGCAGGCCCAGCCGACCGTCTTCGAGCAGGCCACCGCGCACGGCGTCACCTGCACCGCGGTGGGCCCGCACGCCTTCGCCCGCTCCGGGCTGACCGCGGCCGCCTACCGCGGGGCCGACTACGCCGACGCCTACAGCCCCGGTGACCTCGTCGCGGTGGTGCACGCGGCGCTGGCCACCGGCGACCGCAGCCTGGTCTACGGCTACACCGCCGACCTGGACCTCACCGGCCACGTCCGCGGCGTCGACTCGGCGAGCTGGCGGCACCAGCTCGGCGTCGTCGACCGGATGGTCGAGCAGCTCGCCGCCGGCCTGCCCGAGGACGCCGTCCTGCTGGTCACCGCCGACCACGGCATGGTCGACGTCCCCGACCACACCCGGCTCGACGTCGGCGAGGAGCCGGGGCTGACCGACGGGGTCCGGCTGCTCACCGGCGAGCCGCGGGCCCGCTACGTGCACACCGAGCCCGGCGCCGCCGACGACGTCCTGGCCACCTGGCGCTCGGTGCTCGGCCACCGCGCCTGGGTGCTCAGCCGGGCCGAGGCGATCGAGCGCGGCCTGTTCGGCGACGTCGTGGAGTCGGTCGCCGACCGGGTCGGCGACGTCGTCGCGCTGGCCCGGGGGAGCTGGGCGTTCACCGACGTCGCCACCGAGCCGCACAGCTCGCTGCTCGCCGCGTTCCACGGCTCGCTCACCCCGGCGGAGCTGGCGATCCCGCTGCTGGCCGCCCGGGGCCGCGCGCTCCGCTAG
- a CDS encoding methyltransferase domain-containing protein produces MTTPPATAAQAPARTAAIWAALDPVVSAGPPLQVLDVGGGSGMFAVPLAQLGHQVTVVDPSADALATLHRRAATAGAGERVRGVQGDGDRMLDALPSSEPYDLVLCHYVLEVVDDPASTLQQIAGVLRPGGRLSAASANRAGAVLARAIGGHPVEARALVTGQDPAPARGGPARRRFSPDELLALIAGAGLEPGEWRGVSVVTDLLGASTGADSDALRALELSLAGTSPYRDVATALHVLATRPGA; encoded by the coding sequence GTGACGACCCCTCCTGCCACGGCAGCGCAGGCCCCGGCGCGGACGGCGGCGATCTGGGCCGCCCTCGACCCGGTCGTCAGCGCCGGGCCGCCGCTCCAGGTGCTCGACGTCGGCGGGGGCAGCGGCATGTTCGCCGTCCCGCTGGCCCAGCTCGGCCACCAGGTGACCGTCGTCGACCCCAGCGCCGACGCGCTCGCCACCCTGCACCGCCGGGCCGCGACCGCCGGCGCCGGCGAGCGGGTCCGTGGCGTCCAGGGTGACGGCGACCGGATGCTCGACGCCCTGCCCTCGAGCGAGCCCTACGACCTGGTGCTGTGCCACTACGTCCTCGAGGTCGTCGACGACCCGGCCAGCACGCTGCAGCAGATCGCCGGCGTGCTGCGCCCCGGCGGCCGGCTGTCGGCGGCCTCGGCCAACCGGGCCGGTGCCGTGCTGGCCCGCGCCATCGGCGGCCACCCGGTCGAGGCGCGGGCGCTGGTCACCGGGCAGGACCCGGCCCCTGCCCGGGGTGGCCCGGCCCGCCGCCGGTTCAGCCCCGACGAGCTGCTCGCCCTGATCGCCGGTGCCGGGCTGGAGCCGGGGGAGTGGCGGGGCGTCTCCGTCGTCACCGACCTGCTCGGGGCCTCGACCGGTGCCGACTCCGACGCGCTGCGGGCGCTGGAGCTCTCGCTGGCCGGCACCTCGCCCTACCGCGACGTCGCCACCGCCCTGCACGTGCTGGCCACCCGCCCGGGGGCCTGA